From one Chryseobacterium sp. 3008163 genomic stretch:
- a CDS encoding tRNA-binding protein has product MNIKPDISWAEFEKLDIRCGTIISVNDFEKARNPSYQLEIDFGDLGIRKSAAQITTLYNKEELVGKQILAVVNFPKKQIANFFSECLVLGVYGEDAKDVTLLSPSLPTKNGLQVG; this is encoded by the coding sequence ATGAACATAAAACCTGATATATCCTGGGCAGAATTTGAAAAATTAGACATACGATGCGGAACGATTATTTCCGTGAATGATTTTGAAAAAGCCAGAAATCCTTCTTATCAGCTTGAAATCGATTTTGGAGATTTAGGAATTAGAAAATCAGCTGCACAGATCACGACACTTTACAATAAAGAAGAATTAGTTGGAAAACAGATTTTAGCAGTTGTAAATTTTCCTAAAAAACAAATTGCCAATTTCTTCAGCGAATGTCTGGTTTTGGGAGTTTATGGTGAAGATGCAAAAGATGTTACACTTTTATCACCTTCTCTTCCGACAAAAAACGGACTTCAGGTTGGATAA
- a CDS encoding 3'-5' exonuclease, whose amino-acid sequence MIQNIPLEKVLFLDIETVPLYGNWDEIPETEQKLWDKKTRYQRKDEVSAEDFYERAGIMAEFGKIICITIGMLEKNETLRIKSFANDDEKKLLQEFGELFNSPRLRDVILCAHNGKEFDFPWVARRFLINGMQPPTPFQMFGKKPWEIPHLDTMELWKFGDYKSYISLELLAHVFGIPTPKDDIDGSMVSSIYYIEKDLQRIVDYCEKDVLTLANIFRRMRQEDLLQRNINLD is encoded by the coding sequence ATGATACAGAACATTCCTTTAGAAAAAGTTTTATTCCTTGATATTGAAACGGTTCCACTTTACGGAAATTGGGACGAAATTCCGGAAACCGAGCAGAAACTTTGGGATAAAAAAACAAGATATCAGCGCAAAGATGAAGTTTCAGCTGAAGACTTCTACGAAAGAGCTGGAATTATGGCAGAGTTCGGGAAAATCATCTGCATCACCATTGGAATGCTCGAGAAAAATGAAACTTTAAGAATAAAAAGTTTCGCCAATGATGATGAGAAAAAACTGCTGCAGGAATTTGGCGAACTGTTCAACAGTCCGAGGCTTCGGGATGTCATTCTCTGTGCACACAACGGTAAAGAATTCGACTTTCCGTGGGTTGCGAGACGTTTTCTGATTAACGGAATGCAACCGCCAACCCCATTTCAAATGTTTGGAAAAAAACCGTGGGAAATCCCTCATCTTGATACGATGGAACTTTGGAAATTCGGAGATTATAAAAGCTATATTTCTCTGGAACTTTTAGCCCATGTTTTCGGAATTCCGACCCCGAAAGACGACATTGACGGCTCAATGGTTTCATCAATCTACTACATAGAAAAAGACTTGCAGCGAATAGTCGACTATTGTGAAAAAGATGTCTTAACTTTGGCAAATATTTTCCGGCGTATGCGTCAGGAAGATTTATTGCAGAGAAATATCAATTTAGATTAA
- a CDS encoding iron-sulfur cluster assembly protein: MNFTDDQIADIGEEIIRVLKTVYDPEIPVDIYELGLIYDVQISEEADVKIIMTLTSPNCPVAESLPQEVKDKTAEVENVKSVDLELTFEPTWNKDMMSEEAKFELGML, encoded by the coding sequence ATGAACTTTACAGACGATCAGATTGCCGACATCGGTGAAGAAATTATAAGAGTACTAAAAACCGTTTATGACCCCGAAATTCCGGTGGATATTTACGAATTGGGATTGATTTATGACGTTCAGATTTCGGAAGAAGCCGATGTGAAAATCATCATGACCTTAACGAGCCCTAACTGTCCCGTTGCAGAAAGTCTGCCGCAAGAAGTAAAAGACAAAACTGCCGAAGTAGAAAATGTAAAAAGCGTAGATTTGGAACTTACTTTCGAACCAACTTGGAACAAAGACATGATGAGTGAAGAGGCAAAATTTGAGCTGGGAATGCTTTAA
- a CDS encoding sulfurtransferase, producing the protein MNKISPIISASELKNIQIENLIILDARVGKDAYQSYLNKHIQGARFVDLDKDLAEIGEDAAFGGRHPLPTIEKFGETISRLGISEDSHVVIYDDKNGANAAARVWWMLKAFGLKNVQVLDGGFQEAEKESLEFTSGEETFEKIEIIDRKDWLLPISTLEGVENELINDSAAVVDVRDSYRYKGESEPIDLVAGHIPGAINIPFSENLDENGYFLKPEILREKYLKLLESKPEKLIIHCGSGVTACHTILALDYAGFEIPNLYVGSWSEWSRREGKEISKDV; encoded by the coding sequence TTCTTGATGCAAGAGTAGGAAAAGATGCTTATCAAAGCTATTTAAATAAACACATCCAAGGAGCAAGATTCGTAGATTTAGATAAAGATTTGGCGGAAATTGGAGAAGATGCAGCTTTTGGCGGAAGACATCCTCTTCCAACCATTGAAAAGTTTGGAGAAACGATTTCTCGTTTAGGAATTTCAGAAGATTCTCACGTTGTAATTTATGATGATAAAAATGGAGCGAATGCCGCAGCGAGAGTCTGGTGGATGCTGAAAGCTTTTGGTTTAAAAAATGTTCAGGTTTTAGATGGTGGATTTCAAGAAGCTGAAAAAGAAAGTTTAGAGTTTACATCAGGCGAAGAAACTTTTGAAAAAATTGAAATTATCGACAGAAAAGATTGGCTTCTGCCAATTTCAACCTTGGAAGGTGTTGAGAATGAATTAATAAACGATTCTGCAGCTGTAGTTGACGTAAGAGATTCTTATCGATATAAAGGCGAGTCTGAACCGATAGACTTAGTTGCCGGACATATTCCCGGAGCAATTAATATTCCTTTTTCTGAAAATTTAGATGAGAATGGATATTTCCTGAAACCTGAAATTTTAAGAGAGAAATATTTAAAATTACTAGAAAGTAAACCTGAAAAACTAATCATTCACTGCGGTTCCGGAGTTACTGCTTGTCATACAATTCTGGCTCTTGATTATGCTGGTTTTGAAATTCCGAATCTGTACGTGGGTTCGTGGAGCGAATGGAGCAGAAGAGAAGGAAAAGAGATTTCTAAAGACGTATGA